The nucleotide window TTTTTATATAATCACCTTCTAACCTTGCCAGTTTTAATTCTTCCATTAATCTGGGAACCCTGTAATATCTCGCAGTATAACCATCAAGAATTGCTCTGTTTGCCAGTGCTTGAGCTATATAGCTCTTCCCCGTACCAGTAGGCCCAGTAATAATTATGTTCTGTTTTCTTCTCAAATAATCACCTCCTATCAGAGAAGTCATTATACTTTTATTCAATCCCCGTTGAATACCGTAATCGATATCTTCCACCCTTGCCATCTTCTCTTTCAGTTTTGCGGCAGCCAAGTTTCTTTTAATCTTTCGATTCAGCCTTTCCGATAGTTCGGCTTGAAGTAACTGAATTAATCTTTCTTCAAAGGGCATTTCGTTGTAAACTGGGTTTTCTTGTTGTTTGGTAAGTGCAGCACTAAACCCTTTTAAACTTAATTGTGATAAAAGATTATCAAGTTCCATTACTTTTCCTCCTTCTCTTCCTTGTAGTATTGTTTACCCCTTATATTCTCATGCTTATTTAAAGGGGTGATATCTTTTTTCGGTCTTTGCTGATAAGATTTGGTCTTCAAGATAGTTTTTACGCTTTTTACTGTAAACGCTCCTATTGAAATCGCTTTTTGACAGCTTAATTCCAATTCCTTTGCAGAGTATTCATCGGATAATTTTAATATCGCAATACAGGTTCTATAAGCATTTACAGGGTGATTCCTTGATTCCATTATCATTTTCATCAACTTAGTCGTATTTAAGCCTATTTTAGATGCCCAAAAAAATATTCTTTTTGGACTCCATCTTTCTTTACTCAATACGTGGTTAGGTGGCATATGTTCATCCAAAGTAGAAGCTTGACCTTTAATAAATAACCTGGGATGAACTGCTATTAATTTACCTTTGAAAAATATTTCTACGGTAGTGTTGGAATACCATACATCAACCTTTGATTTTATATATTGATAAGGAACAGAATAATAATTACCTGCAACTTCCACATGATAATCTAAATGAACCGTTCGTAATAAGTGCTCTCTATATTGGTAACGCTTCTTAGGTAATGGTAGCAATTCTTGACGCTCTAACTCCTCTAACAGCTCAAACCTACTCTTACCTATACCCCTTATCTTTTTTTCATTGTATTGCTCCATAAGAGGCTTTATAACAGCATTTATCTCTTCTACTCCGTAAAACACCCTATTCCTCAATTTGGCTAATATCCAGCGCTGTATCCCCTGAACTGCCTGCTCCACTTTCGCTTTATCCTTTGGATGGTTAGGTCTAGCTGGAATTATTACTGTATTGTAATATCTTGCCATATCTAAATAGCTGGAATTCAATTCAAGGGTTTCTCGAGTATTCTTTATTACTGCTGATTTTAAATTATCAGGAATTATTTGTCTCGGAACTCCTCCAAAATATTCAAAAGCCAACGTATGAGACAATATAAACGAAGACTGCTTTTGATTAGGAGTCGCATGAACAAATACCGCACCCGAGGCTCCAAGTACTGCTACAAATATTTGAACTGCTTTCTCCTCTCCTGTACTTACATCAACCATATTCATCGTTAATCCTGAATAATCAACAAACATCGTCTCCCCAGCATAATATATCTGACGCATTGTAGGGGATAGTCTTTGAATATAATCTTGGCAATATTTCTTAAACTGAGTATAGTTGTAACCTTCCGGATGTCTTTCTTTGTATTCCTGCCATAATAGTAACCATGTGACACCTTTTTTGCGTATCTCTTCAGCTATGTATGCAAAATCAGGTAATGGACGGTTGTTTCTTGACTTTGCTTTACGCTCTGGGAATAGCTTATCTTCAAGCTCATTATCCAAAAGCTTTAGCCCTTCTTCTATCGATAATCCCGTTATTTGAAAACGTGTACAGTAATCTAATACCGTTGATTTGGGAACTCCTAAAGAACGGCTAATTGCCCGATACGATAACTTATTTTGAAATCTTAAACGTAAAACATCTTTTACCATAGCCATAGCTAACCTCTTCATTTTTACTCCCCCTTTGTTTACTTTATGGGGAGTTTAGAGGTTAGTTTCGCTTAACTCAAGGTGTCCGAATAGTAGCGCTATGGTGTCCGAATGTTTCCGATACGGTGTCCGAATAAAAACGATATCACTGTCCGAATGTCAGCGATACAGGCAGCTCCATTAATTTTTTTATTTTGGCAACACAAAATTACAAATCTTCCAAACTAAAAATGTAATAACGCAAAATTCTTTTTACATTTT belongs to Deferribacter autotrophicus and includes:
- the istB gene encoding IS21-like element helper ATPase IstB — protein: MELDNLLSQLSLKGFSAALTKQQENPVYNEMPFEERLIQLLQAELSERLNRKIKRNLAAAKLKEKMARVEDIDYGIQRGLNKSIMTSLIGGDYLRRKQNIIITGPTGTGKSYIAQALANRAILDGYTARYYRVPRLMEELKLARLEGDYIKMLSRLARFNLLILDDFGISAFEADEANDLLEVIEDRVGVNSTIVTSQLPIDNWYDCLKNATVADAILDRLVHSSHKIKLSGESVRKLKSEENIV
- the istA gene encoding IS21 family transposase; this encodes MKRLAMAMVKDVLRLRFQNKLSYRAISRSLGVPKSTVLDYCTRFQITGLSIEEGLKLLDNELEDKLFPERKAKSRNNRPLPDFAYIAEEIRKKGVTWLLLWQEYKERHPEGYNYTQFKKYCQDYIQRLSPTMRQIYYAGETMFVDYSGLTMNMVDVSTGEEKAVQIFVAVLGASGAVFVHATPNQKQSSFILSHTLAFEYFGGVPRQIIPDNLKSAVIKNTRETLELNSSYLDMARYYNTVIIPARPNHPKDKAKVEQAVQGIQRWILAKLRNRVFYGVEEINAVIKPLMEQYNEKKIRGIGKSRFELLEELERQELLPLPKKRYQYREHLLRTVHLDYHVEVAGNYYSVPYQYIKSKVDVWYSNTTVEIFFKGKLIAVHPRLFIKGQASTLDEHMPPNHVLSKERWSPKRIFFWASKIGLNTTKLMKMIMESRNHPVNAYRTCIAILKLSDEYSAKELELSCQKAISIGAFTVKSVKTILKTKSYQQRPKKDITPLNKHENIRGKQYYKEEKEEK